A portion of the Candidatus Dadabacteria bacterium genome contains these proteins:
- a CDS encoding alpha-hydroxy-acid oxidizing protein: MLQKLTGYYKRKGILSTSFTCKHEEICKGDCKKFTGPKSAFVSSGYVRNELPRLLFLSLDSGKGKPDDRERLPSAVRKQEEVERDINSLHKGRHWYRTHELAWIIFRKFNRELELSQAKHFFAHANSAKCCLNKKHKRKADKRLFDNCREYMDGELKILAPDILVTQGNEAEQAVLPLIEKKKQIDRFASESVLHGRRIFWLHTWHPSNYGKFYKQKEKWDFYAEKIHSFISNLQTTQDSNTKEKFKMTTKKLININDFHREAKEKLPQMFYDYYASGAHDELTLSDNSAAYSRIRLRYRVMVDVSDRDMSVEILGQRCSMPILVAPTAFHGLASPQAEIATVRAASEAQTLMILSTLSNTALEDVKKEAEVPLFFQLYVYRDRSATAELVKRAEQAGYKAIVVTVDAPILGTRERDVRNDFRLPEGLTIKNMTAAQLEKMSEDTGSGLGNYFASSIDPSLSWKDIEWLKGITELPVLVKGVVHPEDARIALKSGASGIVVSNHGGRQLDTSPATIDALPDIAEAVDGGGAVLVDGGVRRGTDVFKALALGADAVLVGRPILWGLAADGQNGARQVLEILRAEFDKAMMLCGFRSAAEIREKGKQILF; the protein is encoded by the coding sequence ATGTTGCAGAAACTGACTGGCTACTATAAACGCAAAGGGATATTATCAACCTCTTTCACTTGTAAACACGAAGAAATCTGCAAAGGAGATTGTAAAAAGTTCACGGGGCCAAAATCGGCTTTTGTGAGTAGCGGGTATGTACGAAACGAACTCCCTAGGTTACTGTTTCTATCTTTGGATTCTGGCAAGGGAAAACCTGATGACAGAGAAAGACTTCCTTCCGCAGTAAGAAAACAAGAAGAAGTAGAAAGAGACATTAACTCATTGCACAAAGGCAGGCATTGGTATAGAACCCACGAACTTGCGTGGATTATTTTCAGAAAGTTCAACCGCGAACTGGAGTTATCTCAAGCAAAGCATTTTTTTGCTCACGCAAACTCTGCAAAGTGTTGCCTAAATAAGAAGCATAAGAGAAAAGCGGATAAGCGGTTGTTTGATAACTGTAGGGAATATATGGACGGGGAGTTGAAAATTCTTGCTCCCGACATACTGGTTACTCAGGGCAATGAAGCAGAACAGGCGGTTCTCCCACTCATAGAGAAGAAGAAACAGATTGACAGGTTCGCTTCAGAGTCCGTTTTGCACGGAAGGCGCATTTTCTGGCTTCATACTTGGCATCCGAGTAATTATGGGAAGTTTTACAAGCAAAAAGAAAAATGGGATTTTTATGCTGAAAAAATCCACTCATTCATTTCAAACTTACAAACAACTCAGGATTCAAATACAAAGGAGAAATTCAAAATGACCACCAAAAAACTCATTAACATCAACGACTTCCACCGAGAAGCTAAAGAAAAACTTCCGCAAATGTTTTACGACTATTACGCCTCCGGCGCGCACGATGAACTCACCCTTTCAGACAACAGCGCGGCGTATTCCCGCATACGTCTCCGCTACAGGGTGATGGTGGATGTGTCCGACCGCGATATGTCCGTTGAGATTCTGGGGCAGCGGTGTTCAATGCCCATACTGGTCGCTCCGACTGCGTTTCACGGGCTCGCGTCTCCTCAGGCGGAGATTGCCACCGTCCGCGCCGCAAGCGAGGCGCAAACGCTTATGATACTCAGCACCCTGTCAAACACCGCCCTTGAAGATGTGAAGAAAGAGGCGGAAGTCCCGCTTTTCTTCCAACTGTATGTTTACCGCGACAGAAGCGCCACCGCCGAACTCGTGAAAAGAGCGGAACAAGCGGGCTACAAGGCGATTGTTGTTACGGTTGACGCCCCTATTCTCGGAACTCGCGAGCGCGATGTGCGCAACGACTTCCGCCTGCCCGAAGGGCTGACAATCAAAAACATGACCGCCGCGCAACTTGAAAAGATGAGCGAAGACACCGGCTCCGGACTCGGCAACTACTTTGCCTCCTCCATAGACCCCTCCCTTTCATGGAAAGACATTGAATGGCTCAAAGGCATAACGGAACTTCCCGTTCTGGTAAAAGGCGTGGTTCATCCCGAAGACGCAAGAATTGCCCTGAAAAGCGGCGCGAGCGGGATTGTGGTCTCAAACCACGGCGGACGCCAGCTTGACACAAGCCCGGCAACCATAGACGCCCTGCCCGACATTGCCGAAGCGGTGGACGGCGGCGGGGCGGTGCTCGTTGACGGCGGCGTGAGGCGGGGAACTGATGTTTTCAAGGCGCTTGCCCTCGGCGCGGACGCCGTTCTGGTGGGAAGACCTATTCTGTGGGGGCTCGCGGCGGACGGGCAAAACGGCGCGCGGCAGGTTCTTGAAATCCTCAGGGCGGAGTTTGACAAGGCAATGATGCTCTGCGGATTCCGCTCCGCCGCCGAGATAAGGGAAAAGGGAAAACAGATACTGTTTTGA
- a CDS encoding quinone-dependent dihydroorotate dehydrogenase has protein sequence MSVYKTAISPILDRFDSETLHSLAVESLHFAAKTRLTLFLAELAANGGTRFKDARLEVGFDGIRLDSPLMVAAGWDKAGRAVEGMRAMGFSCAEVGTVTLRPQVGNPRPRLFSLAPGVFLNSLGFNSPGADGVAGNLEKSFPFPMPVGISIGLNKDGDPAEHAETAKKLLRFASYFAVNVSSPNTPGLRDFQAREYLSEILKAVVPVAGEIPVYVKVSPELSFAETDGVIDAVLSAGARGVIATNTTNSPQIKAKYGERWAERSGGVSGDDEDYRKLSTERVRYIRSQTKGKITVIGSGAVKDAETALEKIKAGASAVQLFTAIRGEGAGVAGNINRGLVRFMEKEGVKSISEIVGADV, from the coding sequence GTGTCCGTATACAAAACTGCGATAAGCCCCATACTTGACAGGTTTGATTCGGAAACGCTTCATTCCCTTGCCGTTGAAAGCCTGCATTTTGCGGCAAAAACGCGCCTGACCCTTTTTCTTGCCGAACTCGCGGCAAACGGCGGAACAAGGTTCAAAGACGCCCGCCTTGAGGTCGGGTTTGACGGCATTCGTCTGGACAGCCCGCTGATGGTCGCCGCCGGGTGGGATAAAGCGGGAAGGGCGGTTGAGGGAATGCGCGCCATGGGTTTTTCGTGCGCGGAGGTCGGAACTGTTACCTTGCGCCCGCAAGTCGGAAATCCCCGCCCCCGCCTTTTTTCACTCGCTCCGGGGGTGTTTCTCAACAGTCTGGGTTTCAACAGCCCCGGCGCGGACGGAGTCGCCGGAAATCTGGAAAAGTCGTTTCCGTTCCCGATGCCGGTCGGCATAAGCATAGGTTTGAATAAGGACGGCGACCCGGCGGAGCATGCGGAAACGGCGAAAAAACTGCTCCGGTTTGCTTCGTATTTTGCGGTTAATGTCAGTTCCCCGAACACTCCGGGCTTAAGGGATTTTCAGGCAAGGGAGTATCTGTCCGAGATCCTGAAAGCGGTTGTCCCCGTTGCCGGGGAAATTCCGGTTTATGTGAAGGTCTCTCCCGAACTGTCATTTGCCGAAACGGACGGCGTGATAGACGCGGTTTTGTCAGCCGGGGCGCGGGGCGTCATTGCGACCAACACCACAAACTCGCCGCAGATTAAAGCCAAATACGGCGAGCGGTGGGCTGAACGAAGCGGCGGAGTGAGCGGAGACGATGAGGATTACAGAAAACTGTCAACCGAAAGGGTCAGATATATACGCTCTCAGACGAAGGGGAAGATAACCGTTATAGGATCAGGCGCGGTTAAGGACGCCGAAACCGCGCTTGAAAAAATCAAAGCCGGAGCGAGTGCGGTTCAACTTTTCACCGCCATAAGAGGCGAGGGGGCGGGGGTTGCCGGTAATATAAATCGCGGGCTTGTCCGGTTTATGGAAAAAGAGGGCGTTAAGTCCATCTCCGAGATTGTGGGCGCGGATGTCTGA
- a CDS encoding DUF4160 domain-containing protein encodes MPTISVFYGIVIRMFFRDIGKHHTPHIHAEYQGQMGEYSIEDGGLLSGKLPPKKHKLVVAWIEIHKEDLAANWKLAMNGEKPLPIKGLE; translated from the coding sequence ATGCCCACAATATCGGTCTTTTACGGAATAGTTATCAGGATGTTCTTCCGTGACATAGGAAAACATCACACTCCGCACATACACGCAGAGTATCAGGGACAGATGGGAGAGTATTCAATTGAAGACGGGGGGTTGCTTTCGGGTAAACTGCCTCCTAAGAAGCATAAACTTGTTGTTGCGTGGATTGAAATTCACAAGGAAGATTTAGCGGCAAACTGGAAACTTGCCATGAATGGGGAAAAACCGTTGCCAATCAAGGGGCTGGAATAA
- a CDS encoding MBL fold metallo-hydrolase yields MDAKIIDHNFISPKVIASYLLDSSEGLALVESGPHSTFGNVEKGLAALGAAASDIRHVFVTHIHLDHSGGAWKYAEMGAKVYVHPNGAEHLTAPERLVASAARVFGEDNMATMWGDIRPIDKDGIKVVEDGRTVSLGGLKITAFDTPGHAGHHHCYLTNDGEMFSGDAAGVRIDSGAVIPPTPPPEINIELWRETANKIRSISPECLCPTHFGRHTDVAAHLDDLEEALDEFSSWVGKRVEEGVADDEIAEGFQRHLEDRVLSRPEGEKLLDSYRNTDTVGMNTGGLIRYWKKFRMEK; encoded by the coding sequence ATGGACGCAAAGATAATAGACCACAATTTTATATCACCGAAGGTCATTGCCTCATACCTGCTTGACAGTTCCGAAGGACTGGCGCTTGTGGAGAGCGGCCCGCATTCCACTTTCGGCAATGTTGAGAAGGGTCTCGCCGCGCTCGGGGCGGCGGCTTCGGACATCAGGCATGTGTTTGTTACGCACATACATCTTGACCACAGCGGCGGGGCGTGGAAGTACGCCGAAATGGGCGCAAAGGTTTATGTTCATCCGAACGGCGCGGAACACCTGACCGCCCCTGAACGTCTTGTGGCATCCGCGGCAAGGGTGTTCGGAGAGGACAATATGGCAACAATGTGGGGCGATATCAGACCGATTGACAAAGACGGAATCAAGGTGGTTGAAGACGGGCGGACGGTTTCTCTGGGCGGCCTCAAGATAACGGCTTTTGACACTCCGGGTCATGCGGGGCATCACCACTGTTACCTGACCAATGACGGCGAAATGTTTTCGGGCGACGCCGCGGGCGTGAGGATAGATTCCGGCGCTGTAATCCCGCCCACGCCGCCGCCGGAGATCAACATAGAACTGTGGCGCGAAACGGCAAACAAGATACGGAGCATATCTCCGGAGTGCCTCTGTCCGACACATTTCGGGCGGCACACCGATGTCGCCGCCCACCTTGACGACCTTGAAGAGGCGCTTGATGAGTTTTCCTCATGGGTTGGCAAAAGGGTTGAAGAGGGTGTTGCGGACGATGAGATAGCGGAGGGGTTTCAGCGGCATCTGGAAGATCGGGTGTTGTCGCGTCCGGAGGGGGAAAAGTTGCTTGACTCCTACAGGAACACGGACACGGTGGGAATGAACACCGGCGGGCTTATCAGGTATTGGAAGAAGTTCAGGATGGAAAAGTGA
- a CDS encoding ankyrin repeat domain-containing protein, producing the protein MKRLLAIALIVLFGLSSLAEATKKDKLLDYQFMETATLEDIKKAIKGGAKVKAKDRDGKTALFYAAKYTPYPDVVKFLVKKGVEVNAKTKGQYSDASTALMEGIANPNPQVIQSLIDSGADVKARDVYGGTPLHYAGITSHKVLPETIIILLEAGAYVDAKDDAGKTPLMEAITNPYEPNPDVIVTFIANGADVRERDIKGYTVYGLAGRSGRIYNWENKDEVHKALRMGQQRARQRIQQLLKKK; encoded by the coding sequence ATGAAAAGACTACTTGCCATTGCCCTAATTGTCCTCTTTGGGCTTTCATCACTTGCGGAAGCAACAAAGAAAGATAAGTTGCTGGACTATCAGTTTATGGAAACCGCAACGCTTGAAGATATTAAGAAAGCCATAAAGGGAGGGGCGAAAGTAAAGGCGAAAGATAGAGATGGGAAGACTGCCTTGTTCTACGCAGCAAAGTATACCCCCTATCCCGATGTTGTGAAATTCCTTGTCAAGAAAGGTGTAGAGGTCAACGCCAAGACCAAGGGACAGTATTCGGACGCTTCAACGGCATTAATGGAAGGTATTGCCAATCCTAATCCTCAAGTTATCCAGTCCTTAATTGACAGTGGTGCGGATGTCAAAGCAAGGGATGTATATGGTGGTACGCCTTTGCATTATGCGGGCATTACTTCCCACAAAGTGTTGCCCGAAACTATCATTATACTTCTTGAAGCAGGGGCGTATGTGGATGCAAAAGATGATGCAGGAAAAACGCCACTGATGGAGGCAATAACTAACCCTTATGAACCAAATCCAGATGTTATAGTTACTTTTATTGCCAATGGTGCTGATGTGCGAGAGCGAGACATCAAAGGTTACACCGTTTATGGGTTAGCCGGTAGATCTGGACGAATTTATAATTGGGAAAATAAAGATGAGGTTCACAAGGCTCTTAGAATGGGTCAACAACGAGCAAGACAGAGGATTCAGCAGTTGTTGAAGAAGAAATAG
- the mgtE gene encoding magnesium transporter, with product MAGSELIEEIRRNAENGARADVAKALGGIHPSEIAKIIDVLERDEQSFVLSSLSKSVASEVLPELDESLREELLSILDEDEIADIASEMDSDDAADLLQELSEEKAEEVLSKIDPEERREVEPLLKYPDDSAGGIMQTEVLKGSPESQVRETIEKIRELSKSNNVEEYYKIYVVDEKDKLVGAVSLGKLAIADPVAPLWSVMESVSGQPTVSPLMDQEETAVMFRKYDLLSAPVVDENGTLLGRITGDDIMDVITEEAEEDIGRIVGLGDHLHPIHTPVFEKIKVRIPWIIFTLLGEILIAFLVLNNFQVTLEQFAILAAFMPAIMAAGGNVGVQTNTVVIRSLGLGSISGGQVVSILFAETKVGLILGLICGIIGAFTVGFINPGDPSNFMVGSAVFIAMLTATIATSSIGVVLPMVLKKLNIDPAASSGPFLMMFNDMLGSVFYLFVGTVLLF from the coding sequence ATGGCCGGAAGCGAACTGATAGAAGAAATAAGGCGGAACGCGGAAAACGGCGCCCGCGCCGATGTCGCAAAGGCGCTTGGCGGGATTCACCCGTCCGAAATCGCCAAAATTATTGATGTTCTTGAAAGAGACGAGCAGTCGTTTGTGCTCTCGTCCCTCAGCAAATCTGTTGCCTCCGAAGTGCTTCCCGAACTTGATGAAAGCCTCAGGGAAGAACTGCTCTCCATCCTTGACGAAGACGAAATAGCGGACATCGCAAGCGAGATGGACTCCGATGACGCAGCCGACCTTTTGCAGGAACTGTCCGAGGAAAAGGCGGAGGAAGTCCTCTCAAAAATAGACCCTGAGGAAAGGCGGGAAGTTGAACCGCTGCTCAAATACCCGGACGACTCCGCAGGCGGGATAATGCAGACCGAAGTCCTCAAGGGCTCGCCGGAGTCTCAGGTCAGGGAAACCATTGAGAAGATAAGGGAGTTGTCCAAATCAAACAATGTTGAGGAATACTACAAAATCTATGTGGTTGACGAGAAAGACAAACTGGTCGGAGCGGTGTCGCTGGGCAAACTGGCAATAGCAGACCCCGTCGCCCCGCTGTGGAGCGTAATGGAATCGGTGTCGGGGCAACCCACGGTCTCCCCTCTTATGGATCAGGAGGAAACGGCCGTTATGTTCCGCAAATACGACCTGCTTTCCGCGCCCGTTGTGGACGAGAACGGAACACTTCTCGGCAGAATAACCGGCGATGACATAATGGATGTTATCACCGAGGAGGCGGAGGAGGACATTGGCCGCATCGTGGGACTGGGGGATCACCTCCACCCCATTCACACGCCGGTGTTTGAAAAGATAAAGGTGAGAATCCCGTGGATAATTTTCACGCTTCTCGGGGAAATCCTCATCGCGTTTCTGGTTCTGAACAACTTTCAGGTTACGCTTGAGCAGTTCGCCATACTCGCGGCTTTTATGCCCGCCATTATGGCGGCGGGCGGAAATGTGGGCGTTCAGACAAACACTGTGGTCATACGCTCGCTGGGGCTTGGAAGCATAAGCGGCGGGCAGGTGGTGTCAATCCTGTTTGCGGAAACCAAAGTCGGACTGATCCTCGGTCTTATCTGCGGAATTATAGGAGCGTTCACGGTCGGTTTCATTAACCCGGGAGACCCAAGCAACTTCATGGTGGGCTCTGCGGTTTTCATAGCAATGCTCACCGCAACCATAGCGACATCCTCCATCGGCGTTGTGCTTCCCATGGTCTTGAAAAAATTGAACATAGACCCCGCGGCCTCATCCGGCCCGTTTCTGATGATGTTTAACGACATGCTGGGCTCGGTGTTCTACCTGTTCGTGGGAACGGTGCTGCTGTTTTGA
- the recO gene encoding DNA repair protein RecO, with the protein MTGVSEALLIKKMPLGESDIMTTLFTKQFGKIRAAARNAATSRKRFGGRLEPFALIRVETALTRSGGRAITDAEVVKSFENIAKKMEVFLQASCVLEFIDAAVSEEESPCEEVFAEAVRALEAMDGGAGFQATLDFQTAALGILGYGVDFSLCGGCGDSPQSGVLVFPSGLFLCGRCARKSRGRPARKAFSLRSAGGALENIKCLNAFVQYQTGKELKSAKLLENMLNV; encoded by the coding sequence TTGACGGGCGTCTCGGAAGCATTGCTCATAAAGAAAATGCCTTTGGGCGAATCCGACATTATGACAACCCTGTTTACAAAACAGTTCGGCAAAATAAGGGCGGCGGCAAGAAACGCCGCAACCAGCAGAAAGCGCTTTGGCGGGCGGCTTGAGCCGTTTGCGCTCATAAGGGTTGAAACGGCGCTCACCCGCTCCGGCGGGCGGGCGATTACGGACGCCGAAGTGGTGAAAAGTTTTGAGAATATCGCAAAAAAGATGGAGGTGTTTCTTCAGGCAAGTTGTGTGCTTGAGTTCATAGACGCCGCCGTGTCCGAGGAAGAAAGCCCTTGCGAAGAAGTGTTTGCCGAAGCCGTCCGCGCTCTGGAGGCGATGGACGGCGGCGCGGGGTTTCAGGCGACTCTTGATTTCCAGACCGCCGCGCTCGGCATACTCGGATACGGAGTTGATTTCTCACTCTGCGGCGGGTGCGGCGACAGTCCGCAAAGCGGCGTGCTGGTTTTTCCGTCCGGTCTTTTTCTGTGCGGCAGGTGCGCCCGCAAGTCGCGCGGGCGGCCCGCGCGCAAGGCGTTCAGTCTCCGCTCGGCGGGCGGCGCGCTTGAAAACATCAAATGCCTCAACGCCTTTGTTCAGTATCAGACGGGAAAAGAGTTGAAATCGGCGAAACTTCTGGAGAATATGCTGAACGTATGA
- the argJ gene encoding bifunctional glutamate N-acetyltransferase/amino-acid acetyltransferase ArgJ, protein MNAKNLKTRPPAVPGFLFSSVRCGIKSRLLDLALIFAESPAVASAVFTTNRVKAAPVILGAERMRRGKCQALLINSGHANAMTGKAGARAAVETTSALSRALKIDASLAVPSSTGLIGGKFPAEKIKKAIPSLVSRMSPGGAEEVARAIMTTDAFPKISSRKVKIGGQNGTVLAVGKGAGMVSPDMATMLCFILTDIKISKSLADKTVRAAADGSFNRIIVDGDMSTNDSVFLLSGGALGNKTFSASSPDGARFSKAVADVCGDIAEMIVRDGEGATKAVRIEVEGAKNAADADKAARAAGGSALVKTAFFGEDPNFGRVAAAVGRSGATFNPDGMDIFIEGLKVMSRGMEIAGVEKKAAKIMKKSGYTIKIRLSEGKGKAFVLASDLSLEYVRINSEYRS, encoded by the coding sequence ATGAATGCGAAGAACTTGAAAACCCGCCCGCCCGCCGTGCCCGGCTTCCTTTTTTCGTCCGTCCGGTGCGGCATCAAAAGCCGCTTGCTTGACCTTGCGCTGATATTTGCGGAAAGCCCCGCCGTGGCGTCCGCCGTCTTCACAACCAACAGGGTCAAGGCGGCGCCGGTCATTTTAGGAGCGGAGCGGATGCGCAGGGGGAAATGTCAGGCGCTTCTAATAAACAGCGGCCACGCAAATGCGATGACCGGCAAAGCCGGAGCCCGCGCGGCGGTGGAAACAACCTCCGCCCTCTCCCGCGCCCTGAAAATTGACGCTTCCCTCGCCGTCCCGTCTTCAACGGGGCTTATAGGCGGAAAGTTTCCGGCGGAAAAAATCAAAAAGGCGATTCCGTCTCTGGTTTCACGGATGAGTCCGGGCGGGGCGGAAGAAGTCGCGCGGGCGATAATGACCACGGACGCCTTCCCAAAAATATCTTCAAGGAAGGTTAAAATCGGCGGGCAAAACGGAACTGTGCTTGCCGTTGGCAAAGGCGCGGGAATGGTGTCGCCGGACATGGCGACCATGCTTTGCTTTATTCTCACGGACATAAAAATTTCAAAATCCCTTGCCGACAAAACCGTGCGCGCGGCGGCGGACGGCTCTTTCAACCGGATAATTGTGGACGGCGATATGTCAACAAACGACTCGGTTTTTCTGCTTTCGGGCGGGGCGCTTGGAAACAAAACTTTCTCCGCTTCAAGCCCGGACGGCGCGAGGTTCTCAAAAGCGGTTGCGGATGTTTGCGGAGACATTGCGGAGATGATAGTGAGGGACGGCGAAGGCGCGACAAAGGCGGTTCGGATTGAAGTTGAGGGCGCGAAAAACGCGGCTGATGCGGACAAAGCCGCAAGGGCGGCAGGCGGTTCAGCGCTGGTGAAAACGGCGTTCTTCGGGGAAGACCCGAATTTCGGGCGTGTGGCCGCCGCCGTTGGAAGGTCGGGGGCTACGTTCAACCCTGACGGGATGGACATCTTTATTGAGGGGCTGAAGGTTATGAGCCGTGGAATGGAGATTGCGGGAGTGGAGAAAAAAGCGGCAAAAATAATGAAAAAAAGCGGTTACACAATAAAGATACGCCTCTCGGAAGGAAAAGGGAAAGCGTTTGTTCTCGCGTCCGACTTGTCGCTTGAGTATGTTAGAATTAACTCGGAGTACAGGAGTTGA
- the ychF gene encoding redox-regulated ATPase YchF has translation MGLKCGVVGLPNVGKSTLFNSLTGAGAEAANFPFCTIEPNVGVVPVADERLEKIESIVRPKKTVPAFIEFVDIAGLVKGASEGKGRGNAFLSHIREVDLIAHVVRCFEDGDITHVDGSVSPARDIETIETELILKDIETLEKREQKLSSQSKSGDKEIRKHLSEVEELRRFIEEGNLARAHPDCAEINAEQQLFLLTAKPFLYVCNVADGEADSEFSREVESHAAKMSAPAVKVCARIEEEISTLDPEEREEFLQEMGIETTGLQKLVKAAYDGLGLITYFTAGPKEAKAWTIKRGTKAPQAAGVIHTDFEKGFIRAETIKYEDFVAAGSEASAREAGKMRSEGKDYEVCDGDIMLFRFNV, from the coding sequence ATGGGACTTAAATGCGGTGTTGTCGGGCTTCCAAATGTCGGCAAGTCAACTCTTTTCAACTCTCTCACGGGAGCCGGGGCGGAAGCCGCAAACTTCCCCTTCTGCACCATAGAGCCCAATGTGGGCGTAGTTCCGGTTGCGGATGAGCGGCTGGAAAAGATAGAGTCAATTGTCCGCCCGAAGAAAACCGTTCCGGCTTTTATTGAGTTTGTTGACATTGCGGGGCTCGTCAAGGGGGCTTCCGAAGGCAAGGGCAGGGGAAACGCCTTTCTCTCCCATATTCGCGAGGTTGACTTGATAGCGCATGTTGTCCGGTGCTTTGAAGACGGCGACATCACCCATGTTGACGGCTCGGTTTCGCCCGCGCGCGACATTGAGACCATTGAGACCGAACTGATACTTAAAGATATTGAGACGCTTGAAAAAAGAGAGCAAAAACTGTCATCCCAGTCAAAGAGCGGCGACAAGGAGATAAGGAAACACCTTTCCGAAGTTGAGGAACTGAGGCGGTTTATTGAGGAAGGCAACCTTGCCCGCGCTCATCCGGATTGCGCGGAGATCAACGCGGAACAGCAGCTTTTTCTTCTGACCGCCAAGCCGTTTTTGTATGTGTGCAATGTTGCGGACGGTGAGGCCGATTCGGAATTCTCGCGTGAAGTTGAAAGCCATGCGGCAAAAATGTCCGCCCCGGCGGTGAAGGTTTGCGCCAGAATTGAAGAGGAAATCTCAACGCTTGACCCGGAGGAGAGAGAGGAATTTCTGCAGGAAATGGGGATTGAGACAACGGGCCTTCAAAAACTGGTAAAAGCCGCTTACGACGGGCTTGGTCTCATAACCTATTTCACGGCGGGTCCCAAGGAAGCAAAAGCTTGGACAATCAAACGCGGGACAAAAGCCCCTCAGGCGGCGGGTGTCATCCATACCGATTTTGAAAAAGGGTTCATCAGGGCGGAGACAATCAAATACGAGGACTTTGTCGCCGCAGGGTCTGAAGCCTCGGCGCGGGAAGCCGGGAAAATGCGCTCCGAGGGGAAGGATTACGAAGTGTGCGACGGAGACATTATGCTTTTCCGCTTCAATGTTTAG
- a CDS encoding cysteine synthase family protein, with translation MTPMLKLKTPVSEADIWVKLENMHGSGSSKERICAAIIADAESRGLLRAGLSTLVEATSGNTGIGLSYLCAARGYAAALFMPENVEAEKKAIARVYGAGVFETPADKGIFGAMSEAKRFVSEMPEARFLVDQFSNPLNPETHERETAREITGQMRGGIDAFVMGVGTGGTITGIGREITKQFPDAKIVAVEPDASAVLSGGKAGKHSISGIGAGFIPDVLDTGVYDSIVTVTDEEARRGTERLARENGLLAGPSSGANYIAAQKVARELGPSAQVVTIVCDSGDRYPAGG, from the coding sequence ATGACACCGATGCTAAAACTTAAAACCCCGGTCTCTGAGGCGGATATCTGGGTGAAACTTGAGAACATGCACGGGTCGGGCAGTTCCAAGGAAAGAATCTGCGCGGCGATAATCGCCGATGCGGAAAGCCGAGGACTGCTTCGGGCGGGTCTGTCAACCCTGGTGGAAGCGACAAGCGGAAACACCGGCATAGGGCTCTCCTACCTGTGCGCGGCGCGGGGATACGCCGCCGCCCTGTTTATGCCCGAAAATGTGGAGGCCGAAAAAAAAGCGATAGCGCGCGTCTACGGGGCGGGGGTGTTTGAAACACCGGCGGACAAGGGAATATTCGGAGCGATGAGCGAAGCAAAGCGGTTTGTCTCTGAAATGCCGGAGGCGCGCTTTCTTGTGGACCAGTTCTCAAATCCGCTGAATCCCGAAACCCACGAGCGCGAAACGGCGCGGGAAATCACAGGCCAGATGCGCGGCGGGATAGACGCCTTTGTGATGGGGGTCGGCACGGGAGGAACGATTACCGGCATCGGGCGGGAGATAACAAAACAGTTTCCGGACGCAAAAATTGTTGCGGTTGAGCCGGACGCCTCAGCCGTTCTCTCCGGCGGAAAGGCGGGCAAGCACTCCATTTCAGGCATAGGAGCCGGGTTCATTCCCGATGTTCTTGACACCGGAGTTTACGACTCCATTGTTACGGTGACGGACGAAGAGGCGCGGCGCGGGACGGAGCGGCTGGCGAGGGAAAACGGGTTGCTTGCCGGTCCCTCGTCGGGAGCAAACTACATCGCCGCCCAAAAAGTTGCGCGTGAACTCGGCCCTTCCGCGCAAGTGGTCACCATAGTGTGCGATTCGGGCGACCGCTATCCGGCGGGCGGGTAA
- a CDS encoding DUF2442 domain-containing protein, with protein MTIREVLPKNNYKLYIVAEDGRSGLFDVSAYLNLEAFEELKNAESFRKVRSGGYFIEWDCGADLCADTIEAEWKPTPQSAG; from the coding sequence ATGACAATCAGGGAAGTGTTACCTAAGAACAACTACAAACTTTACATTGTAGCCGAAGACGGCAGGTCCGGGCTGTTTGATGTTTCGGCCTACTTGAATCTGGAAGCGTTTGAAGAACTGAAAAATGCGGAAAGTTTCCGCAAAGTCAGAAGTGGCGGATATTTCATTGAATGGGACTGCGGAGCCGACTTGTGCGCCGACACCATTGAAGCGGAGTGGAAACCAACGCCACAATCTGCTGGTTAA